One Methanobacterium sp. genomic region harbors:
- the cobS gene encoding adenosylcobinamide-GDP ribazoletransferase, producing the protein MSDKRVLNVEYEKSHPASNSSKLKGIAGLISFSTVIPLNIHTTIEEMAAFTWFWPVIGGLIGIFVGAVGFISLNVLHLSQLITAAIVYSFAIWFTGFHHLDGLMDMGDGLMVHGDHNKKIQVMRDMMVGTGGISLFFIVALITFSAINAIPASLIFLVLLISEVAAKTSLITCATFSKPFPDGTGRLFIESMNIKLLVLSFILTSIIGFLAINITGILGIIGGIIAGSAVAAVASKQFKYATGDILGASNEIGRLVSLLVMTTVLIYI; encoded by the coding sequence ATGAGCGACAAAAGAGTACTGAATGTAGAATACGAAAAATCACACCCTGCATCAAATTCATCTAAACTTAAAGGGATAGCCGGACTTATTTCATTTTCAACAGTTATCCCCCTAAATATTCACACTACCATTGAGGAAATGGCAGCTTTCACATGGTTCTGGCCGGTAATTGGCGGCTTAATTGGAATATTTGTTGGTGCAGTTGGATTCATATCTTTAAATGTACTTCACCTATCTCAACTCATAACAGCAGCAATAGTTTACAGTTTTGCAATCTGGTTTACTGGATTCCATCATCTAGATGGACTTATGGATATGGGCGATGGACTTATGGTACATGGAGACCATAACAAAAAGATTCAAGTTATGCGGGATATGATGGTTGGGACTGGAGGTATCTCCCTATTTTTTATAGTTGCCCTAATTACATTTTCAGCAATTAATGCTATCCCTGCAAGTTTAATATTTTTAGTACTTTTAATTTCGGAGGTAGCTGCAAAAACAAGCCTTATAACCTGTGCAACATTTTCAAAACCGTTTCCAGATGGAACTGGAAGGTTATTTATAGAATCAATGAACATAAAATTATTAGTACTGTCATTTATTTTAACGTCAATAATTGGATTTTTAGCCATAAATATCACAGGAATCCTTGGAATAATTGGAGGGATAATTGCAGGTTCTGCAGTTGCTGCTGTGGCTTCAAAACAGTTTAAATATGCAACAGGAGATATTTTAGGAGCTTCCAATGAAATAGGGCGTTTAGTATCCCTTCTTGTAATGACTACTGTTTTAATATACATATAA
- a CDS encoding phosphatidylglycerophosphatase A, with translation MDKICIKDAQINIESDALIIQREKGFLSLSNVNNNFSTIKTIINHSYYTDIPNKEGYIHKFLENKNVLSPASVILTGASISESIVETSEYVTAIVSVHAFNILGAGEVINEDYNNKRSISTILIINNDLSYKSLLNAHSCAERAKVAALWDLDVRSSSGDISTGNPNDSLIVACTGKNDKEIDSAEIQDLVMKCVREATRKAILNSGYKKEVLDYIECVGIKIEDLVDAGMELCVGVEKSEELYEKLHKQILKSLEDLNVVSFIIAGIRLEEDYAKHRVTGINVDDDPAYLYSDEVFGMSVANQIAGTKAIFNFKRYDEEKPGIIGKLGPVLDDVFAGLIAGCMSKIFEE, from the coding sequence ATGGATAAAATATGTATCAAAGATGCCCAAATTAATATAGAAAGCGACGCCCTTATAATCCAAAGAGAAAAGGGGTTTTTATCTTTAAGTAATGTTAACAATAATTTTTCAACTATCAAAACTATAATAAACCATTCGTATTATACGGATATTCCAAATAAAGAAGGATATATCCATAAATTCCTTGAAAATAAAAATGTGCTGAGTCCAGCGTCAGTAATCTTAACAGGTGCCAGCATTAGCGAGTCAATCGTTGAAACATCAGAGTATGTAACAGCCATAGTTTCAGTCCATGCATTTAACATATTGGGTGCAGGAGAAGTAATTAATGAGGATTATAATAATAAAAGATCCATAAGCACCATATTAATTATAAACAATGATCTAAGTTATAAATCACTTTTAAACGCACATTCATGTGCAGAAAGGGCTAAAGTAGCAGCATTATGGGATTTAGATGTCCGAAGCTCTTCAGGAGATATATCTACAGGAAATCCTAATGATTCACTAATTGTAGCCTGTACTGGAAAAAATGACAAAGAAATTGACAGCGCAGAAATTCAAGATTTAGTTATGAAATGCGTCAGAGAAGCCACAAGAAAAGCCATTTTAAATTCAGGATATAAAAAAGAAGTTTTAGATTATATAGAATGTGTGGGTATCAAAATAGAGGATCTTGTTGATGCCGGGATGGAACTGTGTGTAGGCGTAGAAAAAAGCGAAGAGCTATACGAAAAATTACACAAACAGATCCTAAAGTCTCTAGAAGATTTGAACGTTGTGTCGTTCATAATTGCAGGAATAAGGCTTGAAGAAGATTACGCAAAACATAGAGTAACAGGAATAAATGTAGATGATGATCCTGCATACTTATATTCCGATGAAGTCTTTGGAATGTCTGTAGCGAATCAAATTGCAGGGACCAAAGCAATATTTAATTTTAAACGATATGATGAGGAAAAACCAGGCATAATTGGTAAACTTGGCCCTGTACTTGATGATGTATTTGCAGGACTTATTGCAGGGTGCATGTCCAAGATATTTGAGGAATGA
- a CDS encoding MJ1244 family protein, with amino-acid sequence MKVHLRVFVEIRNLGKAMNALTDAGITGFYILEYKGMSPQDWKGFSIKEDPESAIKMIKDHAKNALLICSVVDEEKVDEIVKMVRDALMGEKYTILEVPIRRIIISDGKNE; translated from the coding sequence ATGAAAGTTCATCTGAGGGTCTTTGTTGAGATAAGAAATTTAGGTAAAGCTATGAATGCTCTAACTGATGCAGGAATAACTGGATTTTATATTTTAGAATATAAGGGTATGTCTCCCCAGGATTGGAAGGGATTTTCTATAAAGGAAGATCCAGAGTCTGCAATTAAGATGATCAAAGATCATGCAAAGAATGCGCTGCTTATCTGCAGTGTTGTGGATGAAGAAAAAGTGGATGAAATAGTAAAAATGGTCCGCGATGCTCTTATGGGCGAAAAATACACTATTTTAGAAGTTCCAATACGCAGGATAATTATAAGTGACGGTAAAAATGAATAA
- a CDS encoding response regulator → MIGKTVEILLVEDNPADARLVMEVFKDFKINNKLYHVKDGVEAMEYLQHSGEYTDTSKPDLILLDLNLPRKDGREVLKEIKENEELKCIPVVILTTSSAEDDVLKTYCNHANCYIIKPVDFDQFIKVIQSIESFWLTMVKLPS, encoded by the coding sequence TTGATAGGTAAAACAGTTGAAATTTTACTTGTAGAAGATAATCCTGCAGATGCCCGTCTTGTAATGGAGGTTTTTAAGGATTTTAAAATAAATAACAAATTATATCATGTAAAAGACGGTGTAGAAGCTATGGAATATCTGCAGCATAGTGGTGAATATACAGATACTTCAAAACCAGACTTAATATTGCTTGATTTGAATTTACCTCGAAAAGATGGGCGTGAAGTTTTAAAAGAAATAAAAGAAAATGAAGAACTCAAATGTATTCCCGTTGTCATTCTAACCACTTCAAGTGCTGAAGACGATGTTTTAAAAACTTATTGCAACCATGCCAACTGTTACATCATAAAACCAGTGGACTTTGACCAGTTTATAAAAGTTATACAATCAATAGAAAGTTTCTGGCTTACCATGGTAAAGTTACCAAGCTAA
- the queC gene encoding 7-cyano-7-deazaguanine synthase QueC, protein MKNKPKAISVLSGGLDSTVATAYYSDKYEIHAITFNYGQRSAEMEIKSAGAVCEKLGIEHNVLDLPWLKKLGKSALTSDAEVPELKMDELDSKEICDETARKVWVPGRNVVFTAIATSFAEALNAEKIIVGWDLEEAVTFPDNSKKFLDAFNNVLEIGTLEGVKIEAPVINMSKTEIVKLGMEIDAPMDLSYSCYIGEEKPCGTCESCMRRIRAFKDVKMI, encoded by the coding sequence ATGAAAAACAAACCAAAAGCAATATCTGTCCTTTCAGGAGGGCTCGATTCAACCGTTGCAACAGCATATTACAGTGATAAATATGAAATCCATGCGATAACGTTTAACTACGGTCAAAGAAGTGCAGAAATGGAAATTAAGTCTGCAGGAGCCGTATGTGAAAAATTGGGAATTGAACACAACGTTCTGGATCTTCCATGGCTTAAAAAGCTTGGAAAGTCAGCTTTAACTTCTGACGCGGAGGTCCCTGAACTTAAAATGGATGAACTCGACAGCAAGGAAATTTGCGATGAAACAGCTCGAAAAGTATGGGTTCCTGGGCGAAATGTAGTTTTTACAGCCATAGCAACATCTTTTGCAGAAGCTCTAAATGCAGAAAAGATCATTGTAGGATGGGACTTAGAAGAAGCAGTTACATTCCCAGATAACTCAAAAAAATTCTTAGACGCATTTAATAATGTCCTGGAAATTGGTACACTTGAAGGTGTAAAAATTGAAGCTCCAGTTATAAACATGAGTAAAACTGAAATAGTTAAGCTCGGCATGGAAATAGATGCACCTATGGATTTAAGTTATTCATGTTATATAGGTGAAGAAAAACCCTGCGGTACTTGTGAATCATGCATGAGACGCATAAGAGCCTTTAAAGATGTTAAAATGATTTAA
- the larC gene encoding nickel pincer cofactor biosynthesis protein LarC: protein MVVILDPQNSGISGNMVLGALIDLGVDAEEVAEVMENYASHFGDIKIKIDKTKKSGISATYADIECEDKNSIGYAELIEILDKVKYKISPEVLEFAKKVFKTVAEAESTVHGTSLDKIHFHEVGAADAVADIIGSAYCFYKLGLDSKKIYGMPVALGGGRINSMHGKLSVPAPATLEILKNVPSFGGPVNYELTTPTGAALYVNMVDEICDFYPLVTNSRIGYGAGKRNLEIPNVLRVVKGESIVPTDKVSILETNLDTVTGEVIGHTFDKLMDKGALDISVIPVLMKKNRPGHLLRVITKPKDSSAVSEAIIRETGTLGVRVLPYVHRNIVKREIVPIKLDISGLEHDIQIKIGMIGEEVINYSPEYEDAKKIAYETGVPLKDVMKRANNAFKELLDNY from the coding sequence ATGGTAGTTATTTTAGATCCTCAAAATTCAGGAATATCTGGAAACATGGTGCTAGGCGCACTTATAGATCTAGGAGTGGATGCAGAAGAGGTAGCAGAAGTTATGGAAAACTATGCGTCTCATTTTGGGGATATCAAGATCAAAATAGATAAGACCAAAAAATCAGGCATTTCTGCCACATATGCAGATATTGAATGTGAAGACAAAAATTCAATTGGTTATGCAGAGCTCATTGAGATTCTAGATAAAGTTAAATACAAAATTAGTCCTGAAGTTTTGGAATTTGCAAAAAAAGTATTCAAAACAGTTGCAGAAGCGGAATCTACAGTTCATGGTACAAGTTTAGATAAAATACACTTCCATGAAGTTGGAGCTGCAGACGCTGTAGCTGACATCATCGGTTCTGCTTATTGTTTCTATAAACTAGGGCTTGATTCAAAAAAAATTTATGGAATGCCAGTTGCACTTGGTGGGGGCAGAATTAACAGCATGCACGGAAAATTAAGTGTTCCTGCACCTGCAACTCTTGAAATACTCAAAAATGTTCCATCATTTGGAGGGCCTGTTAATTATGAGCTTACAACTCCCACAGGAGCAGCTCTTTATGTAAACATGGTGGATGAGATCTGTGATTTTTACCCCCTGGTTACAAACAGCAGGATCGGGTACGGGGCAGGAAAAAGAAACCTTGAAATACCAAATGTTTTAAGGGTTGTGAAGGGAGAATCTATTGTTCCAACTGATAAGGTGTCTATTCTTGAGACTAACCTTGATACTGTAACCGGAGAAGTTATTGGTCACACATTTGATAAGCTTATGGATAAAGGGGCTTTAGATATTAGTGTGATTCCAGTATTAATGAAAAAAAATAGGCCAGGGCATCTTTTAAGAGTGATAACAAAACCAAAAGATAGCAGTGCAGTATCTGAAGCAATTATAAGGGAAACTGGAACACTTGGAGTTAGAGTACTACCTTATGTCCACAGAAATATTGTAAAAAGAGAAATTGTACCTATAAAGCTAGATATTAGTGGACTGGAACACGATATACAGATCAAGATTGGAATGATTGGAGAAGAAGTAATAAACTACAGCCCCGAATATGAGGATGCTAAAAAAATAGCATATGAAACGGGCGTACCTCTAAAAGATGTTATGAAAAGAGCTAACAATGCATTTAAGGAATTGTTGGATAATTATTAA
- a CDS encoding class I SAM-dependent methyltransferase produces the protein MKKSDKVKAHFEEESSEFDEVILKLIPHYKDMINALISSIPFEQDAPVKVLDLGCGTGTVTQTLKEQFKNTEVTCLDLAENMIEMAKLKLQDYTDIEYTVGDFYEYNFTEKYDVIVSSLALHHLATDEDKKRFYKKIYEALAHGGVFLNADAVLASNKQLQEVYTAKWKEFMNLSIGMGEIEEKWVPAAETEDHPVKITDHLDWLREIGFKDVDIIWKYYHLAVYCGFKQ, from the coding sequence TTGAAAAAAAGCGATAAAGTAAAGGCTCATTTTGAAGAAGAATCCTCCGAATTTGATGAAGTTATCCTTAAATTAATTCCACATTATAAAGACATGATAAATGCATTAATCAGTTCCATTCCATTTGAACAGGATGCTCCTGTAAAAGTCCTTGACCTTGGCTGTGGTACTGGAACTGTAACCCAAACATTGAAGGAACAATTTAAAAATACCGAAGTAACATGTCTCGATTTAGCTGAAAATATGATAGAAATGGCTAAATTAAAATTACAGGATTACACTGACATAGAATATACTGTAGGTGATTTTTATGAATATAATTTCACCGAAAAATATGATGTAATCGTTTCTTCACTGGCACTGCATCACCTTGCAACGGATGAGGATAAGAAAAGATTTTACAAAAAAATATACGAAGCTCTGGCCCATGGAGGAGTATTCTTAAATGCAGATGCCGTTTTAGCATCAAATAAACAGTTACAAGAAGTATATACTGCCAAATGGAAAGAATTCATGAACTTAAGCATCGGCATGGGAGAAATAGAAGAAAAATGGGTACCTGCTGCAGAAACAGAAGATCATCCTGTAAAAATAACTGATCATCTTGACTGGCTTCGTGAAATTGGTTTTAAAGATGTCGATATAATCTGGAAATATTACCATCTTGCAGTTTATTGTGGATTCAAACAGTAA
- the oadA gene encoding sodium-extruding oxaloacetate decarboxylase subunit alpha, whose protein sequence is MKKIEIIETAFRDAHQSLLATRMRTRDMLPIAEEMDKVGFFSMEAWGGATFDTCIRYLNEDPWERLIELKEHLKKTPIQMLLRGQNLVGYKHYPDDVVRKFVEKSYENGVDVFRIFDALNDIRNMEYSIKVAKEQDAHVQGVISYTVSPFHTVEKYVEFAKELEALECDSVAIKDMAGLITPHDTYELITALKEETNLKINLHCHCTSGMTPMSYYAACQAGVDILDTAISPLSWGTSQPPTESMVAALQGTPYDTGLDLKLLTNIKKYFEEIRKKYSSILDPIAEKVDTEVLIYQIPGGMLSNFVSQLKVQNALDRYEDVLEEVPRVRKDLGYPPLVTPTSQIVGIQAVMNVLGGERYKSVTKEVKDYLKGLYGKPPAPVDEDIMKKIIGDEKPITVRPADLLKPQLEKCKEKGEELGIIKKEEDILTYALYPAVAPKFLRGDCEEEPLAPPVEADSCEAPTGIPTEYAVDVDGEIFNVKVKPVGYMEIEAEGSQGSTGPVEGGITSTMQGMILKLKVDKGDNVNEGDVVAVLEAMKMENDIHATSSGTVEEIFIKEGDTVNAGDTLMVIK, encoded by the coding sequence ATGAAAAAGATAGAAATCATAGAAACAGCATTCAGAGATGCACATCAATCTCTCTTGGCGACAAGAATGAGAACTAGAGATATGTTGCCAATTGCTGAAGAAATGGACAAAGTAGGATTTTTTTCAATGGAAGCATGGGGTGGAGCAACATTTGATACATGCATACGCTATTTAAATGAAGACCCATGGGAAAGGCTTATAGAGCTTAAAGAACACCTTAAAAAAACTCCTATTCAAATGTTACTTCGTGGTCAAAATTTAGTAGGGTACAAACATTACCCTGACGATGTAGTACGAAAATTTGTTGAGAAATCCTATGAAAATGGAGTAGATGTTTTCAGAATATTCGATGCATTAAATGATATAAGAAACATGGAATACTCCATTAAAGTTGCAAAAGAGCAGGATGCACACGTACAGGGAGTAATCTCATATACAGTAAGTCCTTTTCATACTGTAGAAAAATATGTAGAATTTGCAAAAGAATTAGAAGCATTAGAATGTGATTCAGTAGCCATAAAAGATATGGCTGGTTTAATAACACCACATGATACTTATGAATTAATAACTGCCCTTAAAGAAGAAACAAATCTAAAAATAAACTTACACTGTCACTGCACAAGCGGTATGACACCTATGAGTTACTATGCTGCCTGTCAAGCAGGGGTAGATATTTTAGATACTGCTATTTCACCTCTTTCATGGGGTACATCCCAGCCGCCAACTGAAAGTATGGTAGCAGCCCTTCAAGGTACTCCTTATGATACTGGACTTGACCTAAAACTTCTTACAAATATCAAAAAGTATTTTGAAGAAATACGTAAAAAGTACAGCAGTATTTTAGACCCTATTGCTGAAAAAGTAGATACCGAAGTTTTAATTTATCAGATACCTGGTGGAATGCTGTCAAATTTTGTATCACAGCTTAAGGTTCAAAATGCACTTGATAGATACGAGGATGTGCTTGAAGAGGTACCGCGAGTTAGGAAAGACCTTGGATATCCTCCCCTTGTAACCCCAACAAGTCAGATAGTTGGAATTCAAGCAGTTATGAATGTATTAGGTGGAGAAAGGTATAAATCTGTCACTAAAGAGGTTAAAGATTATCTGAAAGGATTATATGGAAAACCTCCGGCACCTGTTGATGAAGATATCATGAAGAAAATTATTGGTGATGAAAAACCAATAACTGTAAGACCTGCGGACTTACTTAAACCTCAGCTTGAAAAATGCAAAGAAAAAGGAGAAGAATTAGGAATTATTAAAAAAGAAGAGGATATTTTAACATATGCTCTTTATCCTGCTGTTGCTCCAAAATTCTTACGTGGTGATTGTGAAGAAGAACCACTTGCACCACCTGTAGAAGCTGATTCATGTGAAGCACCAACTGGAATCCCTACAGAATATGCTGTAGATGTGGATGGTGAAATCTTTAATGTTAAAGTGAAACCAGTAGGTTACATGGAAATAGAAGCAGAAGGCTCTCAAGGATCTACAGGCCCTGTTGAAGGAGGAATAACTTCTACAATGCAGGGAATGATACTTAAACTCAAAGTTGATAAAGGAGATAATGTGAATGAAGGAGATGTAGTCGCTGTCTTAGAAGCTATGAAAATGGAAAATGATATCCATGCTACAAGCTCTGGAACTGTAGAAGAAATCTTCATTAAAGAAGGGGATACTGTAAACGCAGGAGATACCTTAATGGTAATAAAATAA
- the nifH gene encoding nitrogenase iron protein, with product MVRKIAIYGKGGIGKSTTTQNTASAMAHFHNQRVMIHGCDPKADSTRMILRGKMQTTMMDTLREEGEEACMDLDNVMSTGFKDIKCVESGGPEPGVGCAGRGVITAITIMEHLKVYDDNDFVFFDVLGDVVCGGFAMPIRDGKAEEIYVVASGEMMALYAANNLCKGMVKYAEQSGVRLGGIICNSRNVDGEKELLEEFCKRIGTQMIHFVPRDNIVQKAEFNKKTVVDFNAECNQAHEYSELARKIIENDNFVIPDPMTMDELEEMVVSYGLMD from the coding sequence ATGGTAAGAAAAATCGCAATTTATGGAAAAGGTGGAATTGGAAAATCCACAACTACTCAAAATACAGCATCAGCTATGGCTCATTTCCACAACCAGAGGGTTATGATTCATGGTTGCGACCCTAAAGCAGATAGTACAAGAATGATTCTTAGGGGAAAAATGCAGACCACCATGATGGACACCCTTAGGGAAGAAGGGGAAGAAGCGTGTATGGATCTCGACAATGTTATGTCAACAGGTTTTAAAGACATAAAATGTGTCGAATCTGGAGGTCCTGAACCTGGTGTTGGTTGTGCTGGTCGTGGTGTAATCACTGCAATTACAATCATGGAACATCTGAAAGTCTACGATGACAACGACTTCGTTTTCTTTGATGTTCTTGGTGACGTTGTTTGTGGTGGATTTGCAATGCCTATACGAGACGGTAAAGCTGAAGAAATTTATGTTGTAGCATCTGGAGAGATGATGGCGCTTTACGCAGCAAACAACCTTTGTAAAGGTATGGTAAAATACGCTGAACAGAGCGGTGTAAGACTTGGCGGAATAATCTGTAACAGTAGGAACGTGGATGGAGAAAAAGAACTCCTGGAAGAGTTTTGTAAACGTATAGGAACTCAGATGATCCATTTTGTTCCAAGGGATAACATCGTGCAAAAAGCAGAATTTAACAAAAAAACAGTAGTGGACTTTAATGCAGAATGTAATCAAGCTCATGAATACTCGGAATTAGCCCGTAAAATTATAGAAAACGATAATTTCGTAATTCCAGATCCAATGACCATGGACGAACTGGAAGAAATGGTTGTAAGTTATGGTTTAATGGATTAA
- a CDS encoding P-II family nitrogen regulator, with amino-acid sequence MKMIRAILRPDKVEEVVDTLSDAGHVALTKMDVIGRGKQKGIRLDNIYYDELPKVMLLLVTPTEKIDEVVEIINETAFTGNFGDGKIFISPVEEAYTVRTRSKGL; translated from the coding sequence ATGAAAATGATAAGGGCTATACTGAGGCCAGATAAGGTGGAAGAAGTCGTAGATACATTATCTGATGCAGGGCATGTTGCTTTAACTAAAATGGATGTTATTGGGAGGGGTAAACAGAAAGGAATTCGCCTGGATAATATCTACTATGACGAACTTCCAAAGGTAATGCTTCTACTGGTAACTCCAACTGAAAAAATTGATGAAGTAGTTGAAATCATCAATGAAACTGCATTTACTGGAAACTTTGGGGATGGAAAAATATTCATAAGCCCTGTAGAAGAAGCTTATACTGTAAGAACTCGAAGTAAAGGATTATGA
- a CDS encoding P-II family nitrogen regulator yields the protein MKEIVAIIRPNKINRTKEVLDALGFPAMTANAVFGRGRQKAILGEVTFDIQDKNLCKEEGSMRYVPKRMISLVVPDEDASLVVESIMKVNNTGQIGDGKIFVCPIEEAVRVRTKETGEDAIL from the coding sequence ATGAAAGAAATAGTAGCAATTATTCGACCTAACAAAATTAACCGGACAAAAGAGGTGCTCGATGCTTTAGGGTTCCCTGCCATGACTGCAAATGCAGTTTTTGGGAGAGGAAGGCAAAAAGCAATACTCGGGGAAGTGACCTTTGATATCCAGGATAAAAATCTTTGTAAAGAAGAAGGAAGCATGCGTTACGTTCCTAAAAGAATGATATCTCTGGTTGTCCCTGATGAAGATGCTTCTTTGGTGGTTGAATCTATAATGAAAGTAAACAACACGGGTCAGATTGGAGACGGTAAAATATTTGTTTGCCCCATAGAAGAGGCAGTTAGAGTTAGAACAAAAGAAACAGGAGAAGACGCAATTTTATAA